Proteins encoded together in one Impatiens glandulifera chromosome 1, dImpGla2.1, whole genome shotgun sequence window:
- the LOC124919229 gene encoding pentatricopeptide repeat-containing protein At5g27110-like, whose product MEMTIALHTSLIPTLSIANTNPNRISSFSASPTLKNLFFEQSPPLNFIIRAQHRSHSRVYSPKCVLSGAPQTTYTEKKSQPIRRSDHGKTTLVDAILKQTKISTPPETVDEQFLLPDDIWPQLLQVSVKLQDVLIGKSIHGHFLKSSYLSNVFYCNNLIHMYAGLGRLENAQLIFDDMLNKNTISWTSLINGYCQIKDFTSVNRIAHDMHIDCGNFNERTCSVILKACEFPHMLMSGQQMHCYVIKLGYCENVFVGTSLIGMYSRCGHMEAAEKLFDTLTNKDVRCLNSMISELGNVGYGEKAFRIFADLLNYGVEPNDYTFTNVISSSAGYLISKECKQLHGLAIKHGLMSKTSVGNAIVSMYSKHRAIGDAEKAFHLMKVKDLVSWTAILSAYLNNSLAYKACNLIPSMVQMEENLDSSCLSSMLDVSSECRDLKLGLQIHGFVIKLGALCDIEVETALIDLYAKCGDLVSALLLFNNLPFIATASFNAILAGFTGNGRSFADALFLFNNLRLNGLQPDSITFSRILSLCADEACLDEGTTIHAYSIKTGHVNGISVGNALVTMYAKCGGNKESRKIFDFMEHHDLISWNSLLSSYALHGRSEKVILLFKEMIGQGFVPDAVTVLVVLQACAYSGLCEYGIQLFKEIESKYGVIPRIEHFACLVDIMGRAKLFSQAIEFIRECPFSKSHLLWRTLVHTCKLHRNVIFGKMASKCLLDLAPEDAGSYMLVSNMYATCGMLDEASKVRTMMKDLNISKEAGCSWIEVDNKTHCFKASDRDHPESSEIYLKLDLLTIQMKQMHGDVPIHLIWDRPSMNIRNEVLLHI is encoded by the exons ATGGAGATGACCATAGCTTTACACACCTCTCTTATTCCCACTCTTTCTATCGCGAATACAAACCCTAACAGGATCTCAAGTTTTTCTGCTTCTCCCACACTAAAAAACCTATTCTTTGAACAGTCCCCGCCTTTAAACTTTATCATCAGAGCTCAACATCGCTCGCATTCGAGGGTTTATTCTCCAAAATGCGTTCTATCCGGAGCTCCACAAACAACATACACGG AGAAGAAGAGTCAACCGATAAGGAGAAGTGATCATGGGAAGACCACACTGGTTGATGCCATATTGAAGCAAACAAAG ATTTCCACTCCACCAGAAACAGTTGATGAACAATTTCTTCTTCCTGATGATATTTGGCCTCAGCTTCTCCAGGTTTCAGTTAAGCTTCAAGATGTTCTTATAGGTAAATCAATTCATGGGCACTTTTTGAAATCTTCTTACCTGAGTAATGTCTTTTATTGCAACAATCTGATCCACATGTATGCCGGGTTAGGTAGATTAGAGAATGCACAGCTGATTTTTGATGACATGCtcaataaaaatacaattagtTGGACTTCTCTAATTAATGGATACTGTCAGATAAAAGATTTTACATCTGTCAACAGAATAGCTCATGATATGCACATAGACTGTGGAAATTTTAATGAGCGCACTTGCTCAGTGATCTTGAAGGCTTGTGAGTTTCCACACATGTTGATGTCGGGACAACAAATGCACTGCTATGTAATAAAACTTGGGTATTGTGAAAATGTTTTTGTTGGAACATCTTTGATTGGTATGTACTCAAGATGTGGGCACATGGAGGCTGCAGAGAAATTGTTTGATACTTTAACTAACAAAGATGTTCGTTGTCTGAATAGCATGATTTCTGAACTTGGGAATGTTGGTTATGGGGAGAAAGCATTTCGTATCTTCGCTGACTTGTTGAATTATGGGGTGGAACCCAACGATTATACATTCACAAACGTCATAAGCTCATCCGCTGGATATCTAATTTCTAAAGAATGCAAGCAATTGCATGGGCTTGCCATTAAACATGGTTTAATGAGCAAAACCTCTGTGGGAAATGCGATAGTTTCAATGTATAGTAAACATAGAGCTATTGGAGATGCGGAGAAAGCTTTCCATTTAATGAAAGTAAAAGATTTAGTTTCCTGGACTGCTATTTTGTCAGCATATTTAAACAACTCTCTTGCTTACAAAGCTTGTAATTTGATCCCTTCAATGGTTCAAATGGAAGAGAACTTGGATTCTAGCTGTTTATCCTCTATGCTCGATGTCTCTTCAGAGTGTAGGGATTTAAAATTGGGACTTCAAATCCATGGCTTTGTTATAAAGCTTGGGGCTTTGTGTGATATTGAGGTGGAGACTGCTCTAATAGATCTATATGCTAAATGTGGGGACCTTGTGTCTGCACTGTTGCTTTTCAAtaatcttccttttatagctacTGCATCTTTCAATGCAATTTTAGCTGGATTTACAGGCAATGGAAGAAGTTTTGCAGATgccttgtttttatttaataacctCAGGTTAAATGGTTTACAACCAGATTCCATAACCTTTTCCCGGATCCTTAGCTTATGTGCTGATGAAGCTTGTCTTGATGAAGGCACCACCATTCATGCTTATTCAATTAAGACAGGACATGTAAATGGGATTAGTGTTGGCAATGCTTTAGTTACAATGTATGCCAAATGTGGTGGAAATAAAGAGTCTCGAAAAATATTCGATTTTATGGAGCACCATGACTTAATATCATGGAATTCTCTGCTTTCTAGTTATGCACTTCATGGGCGAAGTGAGAAAGTTATTTTGCTTTTCAAGGAAATGATAGGTCAAGGATTTGTTCCTGATGCTGTCACAGTATTGGTTGTCCTTCAAGCTTGTGCCTATTCTGGTTTATGTGAATATGGGATCCAGTTATTCAAAGAAATAGAATCAAAGTATGGGGTTATACCTAGAATTGAACATTTTGCTTGTTTGGTTGATATTATGGGCCGAGCTAAGCTTTTCTCACAAGCGATTGAGTTTATAAGAGAATGCCCATTTTCAAAATCTCATCTTCTTTGGAGAACTCTAGTTCATACGTGCAAGCTACATCGAAATGTGATTTTTGGTAAGATGGCTTCAAAATGTTTGCTTGATCTTGCGCCTGAAGATGCAGGCTCGTACATGCTTGTGTCAAATATGTATGCTACTTGCGGAATGTTAGATGAGGCATCAAAAGTGAGGACCATGATGAAAGACTTAAATATATCTAAAGAGGCTGGTTGCAGCTGGATTGAGGTTGATAACAAAACCCATTGTTTTAAGGCTAGTGATAGAGATCACCCAGAAAGCAGTGAAATTTATTTGAAACTGGATTTACTGACAATTCAGATGAAACAAATGCATGGTGATGTACCTATTCATTTGATATGGGATCGACCCAGCATGAATATAAGGAATGAAGTTCTACtccatatataa